In Trichoderma asperellum chromosome 1, complete sequence, a single window of DNA contains:
- a CDS encoding uncharacterized protein (EggNog:ENOG41), with amino-acid sequence MPYRLDTHVLTVDANVIHKVDTGNPANLYSMWTVFSRCADSVEQGRRLENLSWRLWQREQLIDNAHRSSIARTAPKDIPSEARFPELPQLSGSVDSLADEDTPEFTSVSAPLEIRPRIRRLESSASRRDRHISSDDFEKMVVSIVKDKAPLSAPSNNTSPIIAITRSGSTTTESQSSEQPSEVSLASAEMSSAATSPKHLAGIPVFNAPPIDDSFPEPSSSPAHKPVQSKRQPPRFALGGSVSSSDCGQSVDAHKSILASKKPMFKLGGSSEEDSSLASSRNLPSGSKQTSFSNNLITHHIDAESAIDSDTEGEYIDESAIDDDDDSSDWEDSIDESGKPSVDEKFFQRVESKVNLASRPSLITLMMASDRAKSLGNHASQSTSALSRSRSVLNGSSLAASPNDSDDGPLMMKGTRQSTLKPINEIPRSNAQPIATTNHVHAQAALSPRTTRRNMLATELTESLRRHLLWERQQKSSTANAVLKRRHTSHDVANLKQYPERACLKQSEDVNASSWNQYFTKEANNGYHSKGW; translated from the exons ATGCCCTACCGCCTAGATACTCATGTGTTAACGGTGGATGCGAACGTCATCCACAAAGTCGATACCGGCAATCCCGCCAACTTGTATTCCATGTGGACAG TCTTCTCTCGCTGTGCAGATTCAGTTGAACAGGGCCGCAGATTAGAGAACCTGAGCTGGAGACTCTGGCAACGAGAGCAGCTCATCGACAACGCCCACAGATCCTCAATAGCCCGGACGGCCCCCAAGGATATTCCTTCCGAGGCCCGATTTCCCGAGCTTCCTCAGCTCTCTGGCAGCGTCGACTCCCTCGCGGACGAGGACACTCCCGAATTCACTTCAGTCTCAGCTCCCCTGGAGATCCGCCCCAGGATACGACGGCTAGAGTCTTCTGCTAGCCGACGTGACCGCCACATCAGTTCCGACGACTTTGAAAAGATGGTCGTCTCCAttgtcaaggacaaggctCCCCTTTCTGCCCCATCAAATAACACCTcccccatcatcgccatcacccgCTCTGGATCTACCACCACCGAATCACAATCCTCTGAACAGCCCTCCGAGGTATCATTAGCATCCGCCGAGATGTCTTCCGCCGCCACCTCCCCCAAGCACCTCGCTGGCATTCCCGTCTTCAACGCCCCTCCCATCGATGATAGCTTTCCCGAGCCAAGCTCATCACCAGCTCACAAGCCCGTTCAGTCCAAGAGACAACCCCCCAGGTTTGCGCTGGGCGGATCAGTCTCTTCAAGCGACTGCGGACAGAGCGTTGATGCCCACAAGTCCATCTTGGCTTCTAAGAAGCCCATGTTCAAGCTTGGTGGATCATCAGAGGAGGATAGCTCCCTGGCTAGCAGCCGCAATCTGCCCTCTGGATCCAAGCAGACCTCCTTCAGCAACAACCTCATCACTCACCACATCGATGCCGAGTCTGCCATCGACTCCGACACTGAGGGCGAGTACATTGATGAGAGTGCcattgacgacgacgatgactcTTCCGACTGGGAGGACTCCATCGACGAGAGCGGAAAGCCCAGCGTTGATGAGAAGTTCTTCCAACGTGTCGAGTCCAAGGTCAACCTGGCTTCACGACCGTCGCTCATCACTCTGATGATGGCCAGCGACCGTGCTAAGAGCCTTGGCAACCACGCATCTCAGTCTACTTCGGCTCTTTCCAGGTCACGATCCGTCCTCAATGGATCATCCCTGGCTGCCTCCCCCAACGACTCTGACGACGGTCCTCTTATGATGAAGGGCACTCGCCAGTCAACGCTGAAGCCCATCAACGAGATTCCTCGATCCAACGCTCAGCCTATTGCCACTACCAACCACGTCCATGCCCAGGCTGCGCTCTCTCCCCGAACTACCCGCCGCAACATGCTCGCTACTGAGCTTACCGAGTCTCTCCGACGCCACCTTCTCTGGGAACGACAGCAGAAGTCTTCTACTGCCAACGCTGTCCTCAAGCGCAGACACACATCTCACGATGTTGCCAACCTCAAGCAGTACCCTGAGCGAGCATGCCTGAAGCAGAGCGAGGATGTCAACGCCAGCAGCTGGAACCAGTACTTCACCAAGGAGGCCAACAACGGATACCATTCAAAGGGATGGTAG
- a CDS encoding uncharacterized protein (TransMembrane:1 (i73-92o)): MAFTSPQQQQEQRLATGLFHPPPTQERDKQSSNDCSSSSDRKLSSAPPEDLRRKRCMSAQSHRIEASRRLKRAFPPWWVLFFFCLFLLRIFLRWCFGRHAALAVGGFI; the protein is encoded by the coding sequence ATGGCATTCACTagccctcagcagcagcaggaacaACGCCTTGCTACGGGCCTTTTTCATCCTCCGCCAACGCAGGAGAGGGATAAACAATCAAGCAACGACTGCAGTAGTTCGTCTGACCGGAAGCTAAGCAGCGCCCCCCCGGAAGACCTCCGAAGGAAGAGATGCATGTCGGCACAGTCGCACCGAATAGAAGCGTCTAGGCGGCTGAAGCGCGCCTTTCCCCCTTGGtgggttcttttttttttttgtctttttttgttacGTATCTTCCTCAGATGGTGCTTTGGGCGGCATGCGGCGCTGGCGGTTGGTGGGTTTATTTGA